From a region of the Vicinamibacteria bacterium genome:
- a CDS encoding response regulator transcription factor, whose translation MKKRILLVEDEPGLRLTLTDRLSSEGYEVATAADGDQGFLRASSEGFDLVILDVMLPGRSGFDVCRELRQRGVEVPLLMLTARGQVADRVVGLKLGADDYLTKPFEVSELLARVEARLRRRPGPITPPDSYRFGPVSVDFRRTEVERDGVPLELSAKEFHLLGYFIEHRGSTVTRDELLDAVWGYDAIPSTRTVDVHVAWLRKKVEPQPHRPRYILTVHGIGYKFVG comes from the coding sequence ATGAAGAAGCGAATCCTGCTCGTTGAAGACGAACCCGGGCTCCGCTTGACCCTGACCGACCGCCTGTCGAGCGAAGGATACGAGGTGGCCACGGCTGCGGACGGAGATCAGGGTTTCCTGCGGGCCTCCAGCGAGGGCTTCGACCTCGTGATCCTCGACGTCATGCTGCCGGGCCGGAGCGGCTTCGATGTCTGCCGGGAGCTTCGGCAACGAGGGGTGGAGGTTCCGCTCCTCATGCTCACCGCGCGGGGACAGGTGGCGGACCGCGTCGTAGGCTTGAAGCTGGGGGCAGACGACTACCTCACCAAGCCCTTCGAGGTGTCAGAGCTCCTGGCCCGGGTCGAAGCCCGGCTCCGCCGTCGGCCCGGTCCAATCACTCCTCCCGATTCCTATCGTTTCGGCCCTGTCAGCGTGGACTTTCGAAGGACCGAGGTCGAGCGCGACGGCGTCCCCCTGGAGCTTTCCGCCAAGGAGTTCCATCTTCTGGGGTACTTCATCGAGCACCGCGGGTCCACCGTCACCCGCGACGAGCTGCTGGACGCGGTATGGGGGTACGACGCCATACCGTCTACCCGTACCGTGGACGTGCACGTGGCCTGGCTGCGCAAGAAGGTGGAGCCCCAACCTCATCGGCCCCGTTACATCCTGACCGTCCATGGGATCGGCTACAAGTTCGTGGGCTGA